One genomic window of Brachionichthys hirsutus isolate HB-005 chromosome 22, CSIRO-AGI_Bhir_v1, whole genome shotgun sequence includes the following:
- the dnajc2 gene encoding dnaJ homolog subfamily C member 2, which translates to MLLEALDGDETVVFAATAASVRVQVEPVGRWFEAYVKRRSRTTSASFQELEDEEESEEESEDEELQLEEYPMLRTLDPKDWKNQDHYAVLGLAHLRYKATQKQIKVAHKAIVLKHHPDKRKAAGEQIVEGDNDYFTCITKAIEILSDPVKRRAFDSVDPMFDNAVPSKSEGKENFFEVFAPVFERNARWSSKKHVAKLGSAESSFEDVDNFYCFWYDFDSWREFSYLDEEEKEKAECRDERRWIEKQNRASRAQRKKEEMNRMRTLVDTAYSCDPRIKKFKEEEKARKESEKKAKADAKKREQEERERARQAELEAARLAKEKEEEQAKQAAQQAKKEKDIQKKAIKKERQKLRTTCKNWNYFADSEADGVKMMEEVEKLCDRLELTSLQSLNEILASGSKDDSKAAVEKQVQEVNAQLQREREAEVQARQAARSADQASGGGGGGGKGWNEEDLQLLIKAVNLFPAGTNARWEVIANYMNLHSTTGTKRTAKDVINKAKNLQRLDPVQKDEINRKAFEKFKKEHGVVATTIDNAVPSERFDGAGGEGNAAPWTTEEQKLLEQALKTYPVSTAERWEKIAGVVPGRSKKDCVKRYKELVEMVKAKKAAQEQVTGKSKK; encoded by the exons ATGTTGCTGGAGGCGCTGGATGGCGATGAAACGGTTGTCTTCGCGGCTACTGCTG CCTCTGTGCGGGTTCAGGTGGAGCCGGTGGGACGATGGTTTGAAGCCTacgtgaagaggaggagcaggaccaCATCTGCCTCTttccaggagctggaggatgaagaagagtcCGAGGAGGagtctgaggatgaggagctccAGCTGGAGGAGTACCCAATGCTGCGAACACTTGACCCCAAAGACTGGAAG AATCAGGATCACTACGCCGTCCTTGGCTTGGCCCACCTGAGATACAAAGCCACGCAGAAGCAGATCAAAGTTGCCC ACAAAGCCATCGTGCTGAAGCACCATCCCGATAAGAGGAAAGCCGCAGGAGAGCAAATAGTCGAGGGAGACAACGACTACTTCACCTGTATAACTAAAG ctatagAAATCCTGTCCGACCCTGTGAAGAGGAGAGCCTTCGACAGTGTAGATCCGATGTTCGACAACGCCGTTCCTTCAAAGAGCGAAGGCAAAGAGAACTTCTTTGAGGTGTTTGCGCCCGTTTTCGAGAGAAATGCTAGATGGTCCTCCAAAAAGCACGTGGCCAAGCTCGGCTCGGCGGAATCGTCTTTCGAAGACGTGGACAACTTTTACTGCTTTTG GTACGACTTTGACTCCTGGAGGGAATTCTCCTActtggatgaagaggagaaggagaaggcgGAATG TCGAGATGAGCGGAGGTGGATCGAAAAGCAGAATCGAGCTTCGCGGGctcagaggaagaaggaagagatGAACAGAATGCGAACACTCGTTG ATACGGCCTACAGCTGTGACCCTAGAATAAAGAAattcaaagaggaggaaaaagccaGGAAGGAGTCAGAAAAGAAGGCTAAAGCCGACGCCAAgaagagagagcaggaggagagagagcga GCCCGGCAGGCGGAGCTCGAGGCGGCTCGCTTggcgaaggagaaggaggaggagcaggccaaGCAGGCAGCCCAGCAGGCCAAGAAGGAGAAGGACATCCAGAAGAAGGCCATAAAGAAGGAGAGGCAGAAGCTCCGGACGACCTGCAAG AACTGGAACTATTTTGCCGACAGTGAAGCGGACGGCGTGAAAATGATGGAGGAAGTGGAGAAGCTCTGTGATCGGCTGGAGCTGACGAG TCTGCAGTCGCTCAATGAAATCCTGGCCTCCGGCTCCAAAGACGACAGCAAGGCGGCCGTGGAgaagcag GTGCAGGAGGTGAACGCCCAGCTGCAGCGGGAGAGGGAGGCCGAGGTCCAGGCGAGGCAGGCGGCCCGCAGCGCCGACCAGGCCAGCggagggggcggcggcggcgggaagGGCTGGAACGAAGaggacctgcagctgctgattaAAGCCGTCAACCTGTTCCCCGCCGGAACCAACGCCAG GTGGGAGGTCATCGCCAACTACATGAACCTTCACTCCACCACCGGCACGAAGAGGACTGCCAAAGACGTCATCAACAAAGCCAAGAACCTGCAGCGGTTAG ATCCGGTGCAGAAAGACGAGATCAACAGAAAGGCCTTTGAGAAGTTCAAGAAGGAGCACGGCGTGGTGGCGACGACGATTGACAACGCGGTGCCCTCGGAGAGATTTGATG GCGCCGGCGGTGAAGGGAACGCTGCCCCCTGGACCACAGAGGAGCAGAAGCTCCTGGAGCAAGCCCTGAAGACCTACCCGGTCAGCACGGCCGAGCGGTGGGAGAAGATCGCCGGCGTCGTCCCGGGAAGGAGCAAGAAGGACTGTGTGAAGAGGTACAAG GAGCTGGTGGAAATGGTGAAAGCCAAGAAGGCTGCGCAGGAGCAGGTGACGGGCAAGAGTAAAAAATGA
- the pmpcb gene encoding mitochondrial-processing peptidase subunit beta, with protein MAASLHRLTFAGRYFLQNHLLKTNSLLRLAAGSRRLLATRSAQQVALNVPETKVTTLENGLRVASEDSGLSTCTVGLWIDAGSRYENERNNGTAHFLEHMAFKGTRKRSQLDLELEIENMGAHLNAYTSREQTVYYAKAFSKDLPRAVEILADIIQNSTLGEAEIERERGVILREMQEVETNLQEVVFDYLHATAYQSTALGRTILGPTENIKTINRGDLVEYITTHYKGPRIVLAAAGGVSHDDLIDLAKYHFGKLFGRYKGETPSLPACNFTGSEMRVRDDKMPLAHIAVAVEAVGWSHPDTIPLMVANTLIGNWDRSFGGGVNLSSKLAQTACQRNLCHSFQSFNTCYTDTGLWGLYMVCEPGTIGDMMRFTQTEWTSLCTSVTESEVARAKNLLKTNMLLHLDGSTPICEDIGRQMLCYNRRIPLHELEARIDAIDATTIKDVCTKYILNKAPAIAAIGPIEQLPDYNRIHSGSSG; from the exons ATGGCGGCGTCCTTACACAGACTCACGTTTGCCGGCCGATATTTCCTACAAAACCATTTACTGAAAACTAATTCTTTACTAAGG CTCGCAGCTGGATCCCGGAGACTGTTGGCGACTCGGTCTGCTCAGCAGGTGGCTCTCAATGTTCCCGAAACGAAGGTGACTACTTTAGAAAACGGGCTCCGCGTCGCTTCAGAAGACTCTGGCCTCTCCACCTGCACA GTGGGCCTCTGGATAGATGCTGGCAGTCgttatgaaaatgaaagaaataatgGCACAGCCCATTTCTTGGAACATATGGCATTTAAG ggcACCCGGAAGCGCTCCCAACTGGATCTGGAGTTGGAGATAGAGAACATGGGGGCTCATCTGAACGCCTACACATCCCGAGAGCAAACGGTTTATTACGCCAAAGCGTTCTCCAAAGATCTCCCCAGAG CCGTGGAGATCCTGGCTGACATCATCCAGAACAGCACGCTGGGTGAGGCAGAGATCGAGAGGGAGCGAGGGGTGATCCTCAGGGAGATGCAGGAAGTAGAGACCAATCTGCAGGAAGTGGTCTTTGATTACCTGCATGCCACTGCGTACCAGTCCACAGCTCTCGGGCGGACCATCCTGGGCCCCACGGAGAACATCAA gACGATCAACAGAGGAGACTTAGTGGAGTATATTACTACTCACTACAAAGGCCCCAGAATCGTGCTGGCTGCTGCCGGAG GAGTTTCACACGATGACCTCATCGATTTGGCCAAGTATCATTTCGGGAAACTTTTTGGCCGATATAAAGGTGAAACCCCATCACTTCCTGCGTGCAACTTCACAGGGAGCGAG ATGCGCGTCCGCGATGACAAGATGCCTCTGGCTCACATCGCCGTCGCAGTGGAGGCAGTCGGGTGGTCTCACCCAGACACCATCCCGCTCATGGTGGCAAACACACTTATTGGGAACTGGGACCGCTCGTTTGGTGGAGGCGTG AATCTGTCCAGTAAACTGGCTCAGACGGCCTGTCAGCGGAACCTGTGCCACAGCTTCCAGTCCTTCAACACCTGCTACACAGACACGGGCCTGTGGGGGCTCTACATGGTGTGTGAACCCGGCACCATCGGCGACATGATGCGCTTCACGCAGACGGAATG GACGTCTCTTTGCACAAGCGTGACGGAGAGCGAGGTGGCGAGGGCCAAAAATCTGCTGAAGACCAACATGCTTCTGCACCTGGACG GATCCACCCCCATCTGCGAAGACATCGGCAGACAGATGCTGTGCTATAATCGCAGGATCCCTCTGCATGAGCTGGAGGCCAGGATCGAT GCTATTGACGCAACGACCATCAAGGACGTGTGCACCAAGTACATCTTGAACAAGGCGCCCGCCATCGCAGCCATCG GTCCGATTGAGCAGCTGCCGGATTACAACCGGATCCACAGCGGATCTTCTGGATGA
- the phax gene encoding phosphorylated adapter RNA export protein translates to MADDGDLMDGDLEDGELSGSCSDTEMGTGAAAPTRPRGPPAFIGHSFRSRAPAQTTAYRGGARAAAAAATASSGSDSSDEEVAVWGKRQKVSHAPLRPAGPTPTSAPGAQGGRKVNNIWGAVVQEQSQDAIAAELDIFGMDGEVSMSSRSVETYNYVLARKMMARDREKHKQADKAGEVSMLDAELEEYTEGKDPETEGGGAKRKRPVKERLGPMAAMDVKGRYEISEDDPEDKVADEIAYRLQEPKKDLIERVLKVIGNKKAIELLRETAALEEGGGVHTVDGSRRRTPGGVYLNLLKNTPGVTRAQVRKIFLDEQHKDQKSKKAAQKRKRHLVAKNMKQAIGTLNLQEHDDVSRETFASDTNEALESLEEAAEGGRDGAGGPDDPAGGPDDAAVVYNCADLEVF, encoded by the coding sequence ATGGCGGATGACGGAGACTTGATGGACGGTGATCTGGAGGACGGAGAGCTCTCCGGATCCTGCTCGGACACTGAGATGGGAACCGGCGCAGCGGCTCCGACTCGACCTCGGGGCCCCCCCGCGTTTATCGGCCACTCTTTCCGGAGCAGAGCCCCAGCCCAGACCACCGCCTACCGGGGCGGTGccagagcggcggcggcggcggcgacggcgtcCAGCGGCAGCGACTCCTCGGACGAAGAGGTGGCTGTTTGGGGGAAACGACAGAAAGTGTCCCACGCCCCCCTTCGGCCGGCCGGACCGACGCCCACGTCCGCGCCAGGTGCGCAGGGAGGCCGCAAGGTGAACAACATCTGGGGCGCCGTGGTGCAGGAGCAGTCCCAGGACGCCATAGCTGCAGAACTGGACATATTTGGCATGGACGGCGAAGTCAGCATGTCCAGTAGGAGCGTGGAGACGTACAACTATGTCCTCGCACGCAAGATGATGGCGAGGGACCGGGAGAAGCACAAGCAGGCGGATAAAGCCGGAGAGGTGAGCATGCTGGACGCCGAGCTGGAGGAGTACACGGAGGGCAAGGACCCGGAGACGGAGGGGGGCGGCGCGAAGAGGAAGAGGCCCGTTAAAGAGAGGCTGGGCCCCATGGCGGCGATGGACGTCAAGGGCCGGTACGAGATCTCCGAGGACGACCCGGAGGACAAGGTGGCAGATGAGATCGCGTACCGGCTGCAAGAGCCGAAAAAAGACCTGATCGAGCGCGTCCTCAAAGTAATCGGGAATAAAAAAGCCATCGAGTTGCTCCGGGAGACCGCCGCGTTGGAGGAAGGCGGCGGCGTGCACACCGTGGACGGCAGCAGGCGGCGGACGCCCGGCGGCGTCTACCTCAACCTGCTGAAGAACACGCCCGGCGTCACCAGGGCGCAGGTCAGGAAGATATTTCTCGACGAACAGCATAAAGATCAAAAGAGCAAGAAGGCCGCCCAGAAGAGGaagcgccacctggtggcaaAGAACATGAAGCAGGCCATCGGCACGCTGAACCTGCAGGAGCACGACGACGTCTCCAGGGAGACGTTCGCTAGCGACACCAACGAGGCGCTGGAGTCCTTGGAAGAGGCTGCGGAAGGGGGACGGGACGGCGCGGGGGGCCCCGACGACCCCGCGGGGGGGCCCGACGACGCCGCCGTGGTCTACAACTGTGCAGACCTGGAGGTCTTCTGA